Proteins encoded by one window of Desulfobaculum bizertense DSM 18034:
- a CDS encoding NADH-quinone oxidoreductase subunit B family protein, which produces MLKSFIKKSRIKSPWIIHYDCGSCNGCDIETLACLTPLYDIERFGIVNVGNPKHADVLLVTGTVNHRNKKVLKNIYDQMPDPKAVIAIGACGLSGGVFRECYNVVGGVDKVIPVDVYVPGCPARPEAIIDGVVLGLQKFAEKVEAMKG; this is translated from the coding sequence ATGCTGAAGTCATTTATAAAGAAGTCCCGCATCAAGTCGCCGTGGATCATTCATTATGACTGCGGTAGCTGCAACGGGTGCGATATTGAGACACTGGCCTGCCTGACTCCCCTGTACGACATTGAGCGTTTCGGGATTGTTAATGTTGGTAATCCCAAACACGCCGATGTTCTGCTGGTAACGGGCACTGTGAATCACAGAAACAAAAAGGTGCTGAAAAACATTTATGACCAGATGCCTGATCCTAAGGCGGTCATTGCCATTGGAGCCTGTGGGCTTTCTGGCGGTGTTTTTCGGGAGTGCTACAACGTTGTTGGTGGCGTGGACAAGGTTATCCCGGTGGACGTGTACGTCCCGGGGTGCCCGGCGCGTCCGGAAGCGATTATCGACGGAGTGGTGCTTGGATTGCAGAAGTTTGCAGAAAAAGTTGAAGCAATGAAGGGCTAG
- a CDS encoding NADH-quinone oxidoreductase subunit C — MIENLTEVTPDTLASEVLKYKNQGYRLVGMTCTNKTEETVDLLYHLDRDLEMHTLRMEALRDAPVPSISGVYFCAMLPENEMRDQFALVFDGLVLDFNRTLLLDEEVTLEQVPLANNLKITKK, encoded by the coding sequence GTGATTGAAAATCTGACTGAAGTCACACCCGATACCCTCGCAAGCGAGGTTCTGAAGTACAAGAACCAGGGCTACAGGCTTGTTGGAATGACATGTACCAACAAGACAGAGGAAACAGTGGATTTGCTGTACCACCTCGATAGGGACCTGGAGATGCATACCTTGCGCATGGAAGCACTGCGAGATGCGCCAGTGCCGAGCATCAGCGGCGTATATTTTTGCGCCATGCTGCCCGAAAACGAAATGCGCGATCAGTTCGCCCTTGTTTTTGACGGACTGGTTCTGGACTTTAACCGGACGCTCCTGCTCGATGAGGAAGTGACCCTTGAGCAGGTTCCGCTGGCAAACAATCTCAAGATCACCAAAAAGTAA
- a CDS encoding respiratory chain complex I subunit 1 family protein yields the protein MTASIILGLIGLVVAPLLGGLIAGTDRRVTAWFQSRQGPPVVQAFYDVAKLFGKTRMVASTWQVFCAWVYLVAAAFSVMLFFAQSDLLFIFFVQAIGSVFLVMGAMSVPSPYSQVGAQRELIQVLTYEPLLILVFVGIYMVTGSFNISDAWAYEQPLILKLPLMFIVLSFALTIKLRKSPFDFSTSHHGHQELVKGVLTEFSGPYLGLIEIAHWYETVLLLGLCALFWGTSWYGMLILLLVVYFVEILIDNTMARMTWRWMLKYVWSIGLAMSFVNLIWLHAAS from the coding sequence ATGACAGCTTCAATTATTCTTGGCCTGATTGGCCTCGTGGTTGCTCCTCTGCTTGGTGGACTTATCGCTGGTACGGACCGCCGGGTCACGGCGTGGTTCCAGTCTCGGCAAGGCCCGCCAGTGGTGCAGGCGTTTTATGATGTTGCCAAGCTTTTTGGCAAAACCAGAATGGTTGCGAGCACGTGGCAGGTTTTCTGTGCGTGGGTGTATCTCGTCGCAGCGGCATTCTCTGTGATGCTGTTCTTTGCCCAGTCTGACCTGCTTTTCATTTTCTTTGTGCAGGCGATTGGTTCTGTTTTCCTCGTGATGGGCGCAATGAGCGTCCCTTCTCCGTATTCACAGGTTGGCGCCCAGCGCGAGCTTATCCAGGTTCTGACCTATGAACCGCTGCTGATTTTGGTCTTTGTCGGCATTTACATGGTGACTGGCAGTTTCAATATCAGCGACGCATGGGCCTATGAGCAGCCTTTGATTCTGAAGCTTCCGCTGATGTTCATTGTGCTGAGCTTTGCCTTGACCATTAAGCTTCGCAAATCGCCCTTTGATTTCTCCACGTCCCATCACGGGCATCAGGAGCTGGTCAAAGGTGTTTTGACGGAGTTCTCTGGCCCGTATCTTGGCCTTATTGAGATTGCACACTGGTACGAAACCGTGCTGCTGCTTGGCCTGTGTGCCCTGTTCTGGGGAACAAGCTGGTATGGCATGCTGATTTTGCTGCTGGTTGTGTACTTCGTCGAAATCCTTATCGACAACACAATGGCGCGCATGACCTGGCGCTGGATGCTCAAGTACGTCTGGAGCATTGGCCTTGCGATGTCTTTCGTTAACCTCATCTGGCTGCACGCCGCGAGTTAA